The following coding sequences lie in one Myxococcus xanthus genomic window:
- a CDS encoding outer membrane beta-barrel protein, with the protein MTTPRTLWKLTTLSLMLSAPAFAADEVEQAQEDRGFALGLRAGYGVPLGHAAGSDLGETPKMSEVFKSAIPLQVEAGYFFNSNVYLGAYFQYAPVLIAEDCDSDVSCSANQMRFGINASYHFRAGEKLMPWMGLGIGYEMLKLNVSSSEDGVEATIGTGVRGIEFAALQAGADYRINDTFSIGPYLSLAAGVYQSSTSSIEMKNVPIIGDVSESESESIDNKTVHAWLSGGVRMQFRF; encoded by the coding sequence ATGACCACTCCCCGCACGCTCTGGAAGCTCACGACCCTCTCCCTCATGTTGTCCGCTCCCGCCTTCGCTGCCGACGAGGTCGAACAGGCCCAGGAGGACCGAGGCTTCGCGCTGGGACTGCGCGCGGGCTACGGCGTCCCACTGGGGCACGCCGCGGGCTCCGATCTCGGCGAAACCCCCAAGATGAGCGAGGTGTTCAAGAGCGCCATCCCCTTGCAGGTGGAGGCGGGATACTTCTTCAACTCGAATGTCTACCTGGGGGCCTACTTTCAGTACGCGCCCGTGCTGATCGCCGAGGACTGCGACTCGGACGTCAGTTGCTCCGCCAACCAGATGCGCTTCGGCATCAACGCGTCCTACCACTTCCGGGCGGGAGAGAAGCTCATGCCCTGGATGGGCCTGGGCATCGGCTACGAGATGCTCAAGTTGAATGTGTCCTCGAGCGAGGACGGCGTGGAGGCCACCATTGGCACGGGCGTCCGCGGCATCGAGTTCGCCGCCCTCCAGGCCGGCGCCGACTATCGCATCAACGACACGTTCTCCATCGGGCCCTACCTGTCGCTGGCGGCCGGCGTCTACCAGTCGTCGACCTCCAGCATTGAGATGAAGAACGTGCCCATCATTGGTGATGTCTCCGAGTCGGAGTCGGAGAGCATCGACAACAAGACGGTCCACGCCTGGCTGTCCGGCGGCGTGCGGATGCAGTTCCGCTTCTAG